From a single Fulvivirga ulvae genomic region:
- a CDS encoding TonB-dependent receptor has product MRTYLLLLLMVSGFLLRAQKPRQQVRGCVFDQISRQPVEGVQVYLKDTDPLLGTATNEQGAFEIESVPVGRYVLVISHIGYDRKYVDLVVEGGKPAYIEMELAPAYNELEAVTVSSQPFIADVDAVGKRSISIEQTTRFAANYLDPARVMISFPGVVPQNDQNNNIIINGKSPNGLLWRVEGLDVLNPNHLSNAGTLSDRPTSNGGGVNVLSAQMLGATAFITAPFGAQYGNVMSGVMGMNFRSGDKKENHYTGQASLIGLDLAAEGPLKQDKSSFLVNYRYSTVGLLSQLGVDFGGEEINYHDAAFHISFDQKKGGRLSVFGYGGKSKNEFEGIDEPKEWEIDKDSTAVDYSSATGAFGFKEILSIGQRSSLSLGTAFSAFQNERTSRGLTRQGTDLDAEHFETESYQLSSNAEFASTLGHTRLVTGITANYTTHEVFAEEIYTGRGRLMDESADGLLFQPYIQANTLLAPKWTSQIGLRHMYYTFNNSTSWLPSAVVNYNVTSQGTISLNYSHQARLQNPEVYFSSGNKHLEMSKSHHTGLGYNHIFIKSLLTTQLFYERLYDIPVSAARQSSFSLVNHLNDYILEPLSNQGSGEIYGLNLSYEKPMSNGFYYIASGSLFESTYEGSDGVERDSRFNNNYTFSFTAGKEYTKEKGAEAVRVTGLNGRLFYAGGLRSTPISEPMSQANGETIFEENRAFSDQLGDYFRMDFRVSFKKEKAGYSRMFAIDIQNMLSVENDGFRYYDFRKQKAEVKKQLGIIPVLVYKVEF; this is encoded by the coding sequence TTGAGAACGTACCTCTTACTTTTACTGATGGTTTCAGGTTTTTTGCTACGCGCTCAGAAGCCAAGGCAACAGGTAAGGGGCTGTGTTTTTGATCAGATATCCAGGCAGCCTGTAGAAGGTGTGCAGGTATATCTAAAGGATACAGATCCATTGCTGGGAACTGCTACGAATGAGCAGGGAGCCTTCGAAATAGAAAGTGTACCTGTTGGCAGGTACGTTTTGGTAATTAGCCATATTGGCTATGACCGCAAGTACGTTGATCTGGTGGTGGAAGGAGGGAAGCCTGCCTACATCGAAATGGAGCTGGCCCCCGCTTACAATGAGCTGGAGGCGGTAACCGTAAGTAGTCAGCCATTTATAGCTGATGTTGATGCTGTCGGAAAACGAAGTATATCTATCGAGCAAACTACACGCTTTGCTGCCAACTATCTTGACCCGGCACGGGTAATGATCTCGTTCCCCGGAGTAGTGCCACAAAATGATCAGAACAATAACATCATCATCAATGGAAAATCACCTAATGGGCTACTATGGCGTGTAGAGGGACTGGACGTGCTTAACCCCAATCACCTTTCAAATGCAGGAACTCTAAGTGACCGGCCAACTTCAAATGGAGGAGGAGTGAACGTACTGAGTGCACAAATGCTGGGAGCAACGGCGTTCATTACAGCACCCTTTGGAGCGCAATATGGAAATGTAATGTCTGGTGTTATGGGTATGAATTTTCGAAGTGGAGATAAAAAGGAAAACCACTATACCGGCCAGGCCAGTCTGATAGGCTTAGACTTGGCCGCCGAAGGACCTTTGAAGCAGGACAAGTCCTCATTTCTCGTCAATTACAGATATTCTACAGTGGGCTTACTCAGCCAATTGGGCGTTGACTTTGGAGGTGAAGAGATCAACTATCATGATGCCGCCTTTCATATCTCCTTTGATCAGAAGAAAGGAGGCAGGCTGTCTGTTTTTGGTTATGGAGGAAAGTCCAAAAACGAGTTTGAAGGTATTGACGAACCCAAAGAATGGGAAATTGACAAGGACAGTACTGCGGTTGACTACTCATCGGCAACCGGAGCCTTTGGTTTTAAAGAAATCCTGTCAATAGGGCAGCGATCATCATTGTCTTTAGGTACGGCCTTTTCTGCATTTCAAAATGAGCGTACCTCCAGGGGCTTAACCCGGCAAGGAACAGACTTAGATGCAGAGCATTTTGAAACAGAGAGCTACCAGCTTTCATCCAATGCAGAGTTTGCTTCAACCCTTGGGCATACCCGCTTAGTGACAGGGATTACAGCTAATTATACTACCCATGAGGTTTTTGCAGAAGAGATATATACAGGACGCGGCAGGTTAATGGATGAAAGTGCAGACGGGTTACTGTTCCAACCCTATATTCAGGCGAATACGCTGCTGGCTCCGAAATGGACTTCTCAGATAGGCCTCAGGCACATGTATTACACTTTTAATAACAGTACGTCGTGGCTGCCTTCCGCGGTAGTAAACTACAACGTCACATCGCAGGGCACTATTAGTCTCAATTATAGCCATCAAGCCCGTTTGCAAAATCCTGAGGTTTATTTTTCTTCAGGCAACAAGCACCTGGAAATGAGCAAATCACACCACACCGGCCTGGGTTATAACCACATATTTATCAAATCCTTGCTAACCACCCAGTTGTTTTACGAGCGGCTGTATGACATCCCTGTCAGCGCTGCTCGTCAGAGCTCTTTTTCATTAGTAAACCATTTAAATGATTATATCCTTGAGCCCTTAAGTAATCAGGGCAGTGGAGAGATCTACGGGTTAAACCTTTCCTATGAAAAGCCAATGAGCAACGGGTTTTACTACATCGCAAGTGGCTCCTTGTTTGAGTCCACCTATGAGGGCAGCGACGGTGTAGAGCGAGATTCGAGGTTCAATAATAATTATACCTTCAGCTTTACCGCCGGTAAGGAATATACCAAAGAGAAGGGTGCAGAGGCCGTTAGGGTTACCGGACTTAATGGCCGTCTATTTTACGCGGGAGGCCTGCGTTCAACCCCAATTTCAGAGCCGATGTCACAGGCCAATGGAGAAACTATATTTGAGGAAAACAGGGCTTTTTCAGATCAACTGGGTGATTATTTCAGAATGGATTTCAGGGTGAGCTTTAAAAAGGAAAAAGCCGGCTATAGCAGAATGTTTGCCATCGATATCCAAAATATGTTATCTGTTGAAAATGACGGTTTTCGATATTATGACTTCCGGAAACAAAAAGCAGAGGTCAAAAAACAACTGGGAATAATCCCGGTGCTGGTTTACAAAGTCGAATTTTGA
- a CDS encoding family 16 glycoside hydrolase yields MKKTLLIVVALFSLISCTKEEKIRERPRNPWVFRSVLDEQPRIITVALHDELYVAYDARYGGLYKAWKGGVNFDGAVYTTKHGPQPTAKGYAYYANKLNDTQWVLLKNGAEVKPEVDFKGYQFKNGQVYFKYELKDDQGNAIQVEEVPEYTSKKGQNGLSRTFSVANVPQGVQVGMKTSLTNMKEDKDYETSGEFKVTDQKKDMYTSGSTHTVDGLLVLSNDGETELSVYYHPGFDQEMAGEETEPKAAVAEGPIMEGKQLIENSDCKTCHNETKKTVGPAYLDIAKRYDNSEASAIDLAQKVINGGSGNWGEVPMTAHPDLQEVDAKKMMAYVLSLDNEPPKEQQEAKEEDLMLGVASIKLQLNEQNEAFKAGGEELNDGLAANAYIWNDYNTGFDELVKTTAPVASGVVPAIHFDNASDMGELREDVYIEFKGFVDVAETSNYVFRLVSDDGSKLYINDKLVIDNSGFHDPEAKDGEVYLQKGPNKLKIEYNQGKGNAVLSFQWAKYGDNKFSVVPASALKHRNDMFKEVIPYIAPEKLKKSIPGDQKPLVDVHPAFDLFQARPDDFEPRVGGMDFLSDGRLVVCTWDSVGPVYIVEGVATGDPAQMKVKQIASGLAEPLGLKVVDDEIYVLQKHELTKLIDHNGDEMIDEYQTVSDDWKVSANFHEFAFGLEYKDGHFYAALAIAIMPGGASAHPQIPDRGKVIKISKDDGSIEFIAHGLRTPNGIGIGVDGELFVADNQGDWLPSSKIVHVKEGAWYGSRAVDFEGTANLQETLPLVWLPQDEIGNSPSTPSYLDLGPYKGQMIHGEVTHGGVKRVFVEQVEGKYQGAVFRFIQGLEAGVNRLTWGPDGDLYIGGIGNPGNWQQNDKLWHGLQRLHYNGKTAFEPLAIRARTNGIEVEFTQPIAADQGQNIHDYVVKQWYYKPTEDYGGPKLDLKTLNIKSLHMSDDRTKIFLELEGMEANHVVHFRIVNPFTSNEKQSLWTTEGWYTMNNIPQDKPGFVNPVKPVTHNQLTEKEKSEGWKLLFDGKTTAGWRTFKEDKIGSAWKAGNGTLYLDNSKKKDWQVVGGGDIITDKEYQDYELMLDWKVEEGGNSGVIYNVVENDDYEYVWQTGPEMQILDNLKHPDGRIEMHRAGDLYDMIATRFVTVNPGGEWNHARIVSKDGHVEHWLNGYKLVEFRMHTPEWEEMIKGSKFKDMPAFGKAKKGHISLQDHGDKVWFRNIKIKEL; encoded by the coding sequence ATGAAGAAAACACTTCTAATTGTTGTCGCCCTATTTTCATTGATTTCATGTACCAAAGAAGAAAAGATAAGGGAAAGGCCCCGGAATCCGTGGGTCTTCCGTTCGGTACTGGATGAACAACCCCGAATAATAACAGTAGCCCTGCATGATGAACTTTATGTGGCCTATGATGCCCGGTATGGAGGCTTGTATAAGGCATGGAAAGGAGGGGTCAATTTTGATGGCGCCGTCTACACCACCAAACATGGCCCGCAGCCAACTGCCAAAGGCTATGCCTACTATGCTAATAAGCTGAATGATACCCAATGGGTACTTCTGAAAAATGGCGCAGAAGTTAAACCCGAAGTAGACTTTAAAGGATACCAGTTCAAAAATGGTCAGGTATACTTTAAATATGAACTGAAAGATGATCAGGGGAATGCTATTCAGGTAGAAGAAGTGCCTGAGTATACTTCTAAAAAAGGACAAAATGGACTGTCAAGAACCTTTTCGGTAGCCAATGTACCCCAGGGCGTACAGGTAGGCATGAAAACCAGCCTTACCAATATGAAGGAAGATAAGGATTATGAAACTTCCGGTGAATTTAAGGTTACTGATCAAAAGAAAGATATGTATACCAGCGGCTCTACGCACACTGTTGACGGGCTTTTGGTACTTAGCAACGATGGTGAAACCGAGCTTTCTGTATACTACCATCCCGGATTTGATCAGGAAATGGCCGGAGAGGAAACAGAGCCCAAAGCTGCTGTGGCCGAAGGACCGATAATGGAAGGTAAGCAGCTTATCGAGAACAGCGATTGTAAAACCTGCCATAACGAAACCAAAAAAACCGTAGGCCCTGCTTACCTGGATATTGCCAAGCGATATGATAACTCAGAGGCCTCGGCAATTGACCTGGCCCAAAAGGTAATAAACGGAGGCAGTGGCAACTGGGGTGAAGTACCCATGACGGCCCACCCTGACTTGCAGGAGGTTGACGCCAAAAAAATGATGGCATATGTCCTTTCTCTGGATAATGAGCCACCCAAAGAACAACAAGAGGCCAAAGAAGAAGATCTTATGTTGGGAGTGGCATCAATAAAACTACAGCTCAATGAGCAGAACGAAGCCTTTAAAGCCGGAGGAGAAGAGCTAAATGACGGCCTGGCTGCAAATGCCTATATCTGGAATGATTACAACACAGGGTTTGATGAGTTGGTAAAAACCACTGCTCCTGTGGCTTCAGGAGTTGTTCCCGCTATTCATTTCGACAATGCCAGCGATATGGGAGAGCTTCGGGAAGATGTTTACATCGAATTCAAAGGCTTTGTTGATGTAGCAGAAACTTCCAACTATGTATTCAGGTTAGTCTCTGATGACGGTTCAAAACTTTATATAAACGACAAACTGGTTATAGATAATTCAGGTTTTCATGACCCTGAAGCTAAAGATGGAGAGGTTTACCTGCAAAAAGGGCCCAACAAGCTGAAAATAGAGTATAACCAGGGTAAAGGGAATGCAGTACTGTCATTCCAGTGGGCCAAATATGGAGATAACAAATTTTCAGTCGTGCCCGCTTCCGCACTAAAGCATCGCAATGATATGTTTAAAGAAGTGATACCCTATATAGCACCTGAAAAACTGAAAAAGAGCATACCTGGCGATCAGAAGCCTTTGGTTGATGTACACCCTGCATTTGACCTGTTCCAGGCACGTCCGGATGATTTTGAGCCTCGTGTCGGAGGTATGGACTTCCTTTCCGATGGCCGCCTTGTTGTATGTACCTGGGACTCCGTAGGTCCTGTCTACATTGTTGAAGGCGTAGCCACCGGAGACCCTGCCCAAATGAAAGTGAAACAAATAGCCTCGGGACTTGCCGAACCACTGGGCCTGAAAGTAGTTGACGATGAGATATATGTACTTCAAAAGCACGAACTCACCAAACTTATAGACCATAATGGCGACGAGATGATCGATGAATACCAGACGGTAAGCGATGATTGGAAAGTATCAGCCAACTTCCATGAGTTTGCCTTTGGTCTTGAATACAAAGATGGCCATTTCTATGCCGCCCTGGCCATTGCCATTATGCCCGGAGGAGCCAGTGCACACCCTCAGATCCCAGACAGGGGCAAGGTAATCAAAATATCAAAAGATGATGGTTCCATAGAGTTTATTGCCCACGGACTGAGAACGCCCAATGGCATAGGCATTGGTGTTGACGGAGAATTGTTCGTGGCCGATAATCAGGGAGACTGGCTGCCTTCCAGTAAGATTGTACATGTAAAGGAAGGTGCATGGTATGGCTCCAGGGCTGTCGATTTCGAAGGTACCGCCAATCTGCAGGAAACATTACCTTTGGTTTGGCTCCCACAGGATGAGATAGGCAACTCACCAAGTACACCATCATACCTCGATCTTGGCCCTTACAAAGGCCAGATGATCCATGGAGAAGTTACTCACGGAGGTGTGAAAAGAGTGTTCGTAGAGCAGGTAGAAGGAAAATATCAGGGAGCAGTATTCAGGTTTATTCAGGGACTCGAAGCCGGTGTTAATCGCCTGACGTGGGGGCCTGATGGTGACCTTTATATCGGAGGCATTGGTAACCCCGGCAACTGGCAGCAAAATGATAAGCTGTGGCATGGTTTACAAAGGCTTCACTACAACGGAAAAACTGCATTTGAGCCGTTGGCCATCAGAGCCAGGACTAACGGTATTGAAGTAGAGTTTACCCAGCCTATTGCGGCAGATCAGGGACAGAATATTCATGATTATGTGGTCAAACAATGGTATTACAAACCTACCGAAGATTACGGAGGCCCTAAGCTTGACCTCAAAACGTTGAATATTAAATCGCTGCATATGTCTGACGACAGAACAAAAATATTCCTCGAACTTGAAGGAATGGAAGCTAACCATGTCGTCCATTTCAGAATAGTCAATCCATTCACAAGCAATGAAAAGCAATCATTGTGGACTACAGAAGGCTGGTACACCATGAACAATATCCCGCAGGATAAACCCGGCTTTGTAAACCCGGTAAAACCAGTGACCCATAATCAGTTAACAGAAAAAGAGAAAAGCGAAGGATGGAAACTGCTTTTTGATGGCAAGACTACAGCAGGATGGAGAACCTTCAAAGAAGATAAGATTGGCTCAGCATGGAAAGCCGGCAATGGTACACTTTACCTTGACAATTCGAAGAAAAAAGACTGGCAGGTAGTAGGTGGAGGAGATATCATCACCGATAAGGAATATCAGGATTATGAACTGATGCTGGACTGGAAAGTTGAAGAAGGAGGTAATAGCGGTGTCATCTATAATGTAGTTGAAAACGACGATTACGAGTATGTATGGCAGACGGGACCTGAGATGCAGATCCTTGATAACCTCAAGCATCCCGACGGACGTATTGAAATGCATAGGGCTGGTGATCTTTACGATATGATAGCCACCCGGTTCGTTACCGTTAATCCGGGAGGGGAGTGGAACCATGCCAGGATCGTTTCAAAAGATGGCCATGTGGAGCATTGGCTGAATGGTTATAAACTGGTGGAGTTCCGGATGCACACACCCGAATGGGAAGAAATGATTAAAGGCAGTAAGTTCAAGGATATGCCAGCCTTCGGTAAAGCTAAAAAAGGCCATATTTCGCTGCAGGACCACGGTGATAAAGTGTGGTTCAGAAACATTAAGATCAAGGAATTGTAA
- a CDS encoding transmembrane 220 family protein, with the protein MKITSIILALTFLVFAALQYNDPDPWLWIVIYGYVALIPILYLFKIYPVRLILISIVAGLIYSFFYIPGVLDWLQHGTPQELAQEMKATKPYIEESREFLGLLIGLSALLFYYFKERKLDNPKV; encoded by the coding sequence ATGAAAATCACGAGCATTATTCTGGCATTGACATTTCTTGTATTTGCTGCATTACAATACAACGATCCCGACCCATGGCTCTGGATAGTGATCTACGGGTACGTAGCGCTTATCCCAATATTATACCTTTTCAAGATTTATCCGGTACGTTTAATCCTCATATCCATTGTAGCCGGACTGATCTACAGCTTTTTCTACATCCCCGGAGTGCTGGACTGGCTGCAACATGGCACACCACAGGAGCTGGCCCAGGAAATGAAAGCAACCAAACCATACATAGAAGAAAGCCGGGAGTTCCTCGGCCTTTTAATTGGCCTCAGCGCTTTATTGTTTTACTACTTCAAAGAAAGAAAATTGGATAACCCAAAAGTATAA
- a CDS encoding PP2C family protein-serine/threonine phosphatase yields MNLKNKISSVREHLVNIGVDENLSPFEVRKVRLINGILLTGEILFLVIIIKSLIMQVPEEWSVQLVGALLFPIPILLNKLKKYDAARLLCLLIPFFYLSSLTLYWGSERGSQLIIFACSGLAVLFFDRTVYVYLLIALGGLCIITVEMYNFDHESFYQTEQLKLAYVINIMITIILLAVISAIFRKENEKYQKSIQKKNNQITYQHSQLLRLHNDLKESVRLINEQTKYAQTIQQSILPLKEEMREMMPDHFLFFKPRDLVSGDFYFVTKIRERVFIAAVDCTGHGVPGAFMSMIGYNLLLEAIELNFIFEPAKILDYLQQRIVYALRQQQTDNRDGMDISICVIDKEQQVLEFAGAKHPLLLIENGEMRKVEADRVSIGGMLTRPDHKFRNHKFELAKISDFYMFTDGFRDQYGGGDFKRFMSKRFRELLFNNHHMRASDQKRVIEHTFSEWCGRNEQTDDVLIIGVKL; encoded by the coding sequence ATGAATTTAAAAAATAAAATATCTTCCGTCAGGGAGCATCTGGTAAATATTGGTGTTGATGAGAACCTGTCTCCCTTTGAAGTACGGAAGGTTCGGCTGATTAACGGAATACTGCTCACAGGGGAGATCCTGTTTCTGGTCATCATTATCAAGAGCCTGATCATGCAGGTTCCCGAAGAGTGGTCCGTTCAACTTGTTGGGGCATTGCTTTTTCCCATCCCTATATTGCTCAATAAATTGAAAAAGTACGATGCTGCACGGTTGCTTTGTCTGCTTATCCCATTCTTTTATTTGAGCTCACTTACGTTGTACTGGGGCAGCGAAAGAGGATCACAACTGATCATATTTGCCTGCTCAGGGCTTGCAGTGCTGTTCTTTGACCGTACGGTATACGTTTACCTGCTCATTGCACTCGGAGGTTTGTGCATCATTACCGTAGAGATGTATAATTTCGATCATGAGTCATTTTACCAGACAGAACAGCTAAAACTGGCCTATGTGATCAATATTATGATCACGATCATCCTTCTGGCCGTTATCTCTGCTATTTTCAGAAAAGAGAATGAAAAATATCAAAAGAGCATACAGAAGAAAAACAACCAGATCACCTATCAGCATTCCCAATTGCTCAGGTTACATAACGATCTGAAAGAGTCGGTGCGTCTGATCAATGAGCAGACCAAATACGCTCAGACTATACAACAATCTATACTCCCTTTGAAAGAAGAAATGCGGGAGATGATGCCCGACCATTTCCTTTTCTTCAAACCCAGGGATTTGGTGAGCGGGGATTTCTACTTTGTAACCAAGATCAGGGAAAGGGTTTTTATTGCTGCAGTAGACTGTACAGGTCATGGTGTACCCGGGGCATTTATGAGCATGATAGGCTATAACCTGCTGCTGGAAGCCATCGAACTCAACTTTATTTTTGAACCCGCCAAAATACTGGATTACCTGCAACAAAGGATTGTCTATGCCCTGAGGCAGCAACAAACCGATAACCGCGATGGCATGGATATTTCCATATGCGTAATTGACAAGGAGCAGCAGGTATTAGAATTTGCCGGAGCCAAACATCCGCTGTTATTAATTGAAAATGGAGAAATGAGGAAAGTTGAAGCTGACAGGGTTTCCATTGGTGGAATGCTGACCAGGCCCGATCATAAGTTCCGAAACCATAAGTTTGAGCTTGCCAAGATCTCTGATTTCTACATGTTTACCGATGGTTTCAGGGATCAATATGGGGGAGGTGACTTCAAACGCTTTATGAGCAAACGCTTTCGCGAACTTCTGTTTAACAATCATCACATGAGGGCATCAGATCAAAAGCGTGTGATAGAGCACACCTTTAGCGAATGGTGCGGCAGAAATGAACAGACCGATGATGTTTTGATCATAGGAGTGAAGCTATAA
- a CDS encoding cyclase family protein: protein MQIVDLSKTIEYNRNDPWFMRIKIKHKPHNKAHWLIRLFLGLPKRLFPDKFNGWADDTIKNMGVHSATHIDAPWHYSPICNGERAKTIDEVPLDWCYGPGVVINMTHKEDNDPITAEDISRQVEKDNLNISQGTIALIRTDRDKYMGTKEFPDRGTGMSAEATRWLIGKGVKVMGIDQWGWDLPLKYMVKRAKEENNSRLFWEGHLVGQDKEYCHMEQLTNLKSLPLQGFKVAVFPLKIKGASAAPARVVAMID from the coding sequence TGCAAATAGTCGACCTGTCCAAAACCATTGAATATAACCGCAATGACCCATGGTTTATGCGGATCAAGATCAAGCACAAACCACATAACAAAGCTCATTGGCTGATACGCCTGTTTCTTGGCCTGCCCAAACGGCTGTTTCCAGATAAATTTAACGGCTGGGCTGATGATACCATAAAAAACATGGGTGTTCACTCTGCCACGCATATCGATGCCCCGTGGCATTATAGCCCGATCTGCAATGGTGAACGCGCAAAAACCATCGATGAGGTGCCTTTGGATTGGTGCTATGGTCCGGGTGTCGTTATCAATATGACCCATAAAGAGGATAATGACCCTATTACTGCTGAGGACATCAGCAGGCAGGTGGAGAAGGACAACCTTAACATCAGCCAGGGTACCATTGCTCTTATCCGGACTGACAGGGACAAGTATATGGGCACAAAGGAGTTTCCTGATCGCGGTACAGGTATGAGTGCCGAAGCTACCAGGTGGCTGATTGGCAAAGGGGTAAAAGTAATGGGAATTGACCAGTGGGGCTGGGATCTGCCTTTGAAGTACATGGTGAAACGGGCTAAAGAAGAAAATAATTCCAGGCTCTTTTGGGAGGGACACCTTGTAGGGCAAGACAAGGAATATTGCCATATGGAGCAGTTAACCAACCTTAAATCACTACCTCTCCAAGGCTTTAAGGTGGCAGTATTTCCTTTGAAGATCAAAGGTGCATCTGCCGCTCCTGCAAGGGTGGTTGCCATGATTGATTAG
- a CDS encoding YfiT family bacillithiol transferase, whose translation MTTDQIESLKYPIGKFQWPENISPNQLKDCIEQIEALPARLRQLVNKLSNDQLDTPYRPEGWTVRQVIHHIPDSHVNGYVRFKWALTEDRPVIKVYEEQHWAELTDSKSAPVEHSLLLLEALHSKWTYLLKGLSVEDFGREYIHPETGRGISLAAGTALYAWHGEHHCMHIKRLLEVNGW comes from the coding sequence ATGACAACAGATCAAATAGAATCTTTAAAATATCCTATTGGCAAATTTCAATGGCCTGAAAACATATCTCCCAATCAGCTAAAGGACTGTATTGAGCAAATAGAGGCTCTTCCTGCAAGGCTCCGCCAACTTGTAAATAAACTTTCAAACGATCAGCTGGATACCCCATACCGCCCGGAAGGCTGGACAGTCAGACAGGTTATTCATCATATTCCCGATAGCCATGTTAATGGGTATGTACGGTTTAAATGGGCGCTAACTGAGGATAGACCGGTGATCAAGGTGTACGAAGAGCAGCACTGGGCGGAGTTAACGGATTCCAAATCAGCACCTGTTGAACATTCACTACTGCTACTTGAAGCCCTTCACTCTAAGTGGACATACCTGCTGAAAGGCTTGTCAGTTGAAGATTTTGGCAGGGAGTATATTCACCCAGAAACCGGACGTGGTATATCCCTGGCCGCAGGTACGGCCCTTTATGCATGGCACGGTGAGCATCATTGTATGCATATTAAACGACTTTTGGAGGTGAATGGGTGGTAG
- a CDS encoding sugar phosphate isomerase/epimerase family protein, with protein MKNHTRRSFIKYSALAGVGLMVIPSCLSQAAPATGIQLYTLRDRMAEDPAATLGRIAAMGYKEVESAGYGERQYYGLSAKEFRKLLDDNGLKAVSGHYLSGKQAPEKQGSLTNGWEQAVEDALEVGQKFMVCAYLFDFERETLDAYKETAALLNKCGEIAKENGIQLCYHNHAFEFETLQGEVPYDILLSETDKELIKMELDLYWTRKAGVDPIQLFKENEGRFPLFHVKDMNEAGEFTAVGTGVIDFDQIFANRDKAGLKHFFVEQDRIEGDPFENVKTSYNNLQEIIA; from the coding sequence ATGAAAAACCATACCAGAAGAAGCTTCATAAAATACAGTGCATTGGCAGGCGTTGGCCTGATGGTCATACCTTCCTGTCTGTCCCAGGCGGCTCCAGCTACAGGTATTCAGCTTTACACCCTGCGCGACCGGATGGCGGAAGATCCGGCAGCCACGCTTGGCAGAATAGCGGCTATGGGTTATAAGGAAGTGGAATCAGCCGGATATGGAGAGCGGCAGTACTATGGTTTATCTGCCAAAGAGTTCAGAAAGCTGCTGGATGATAATGGGTTAAAAGCTGTAAGTGGCCACTACCTCAGCGGGAAACAGGCACCAGAGAAACAAGGCTCTCTGACCAATGGCTGGGAGCAGGCCGTAGAAGACGCACTTGAAGTGGGGCAAAAATTTATGGTGTGCGCCTACCTTTTTGATTTCGAAAGGGAAACCCTGGATGCCTATAAAGAAACTGCCGCATTGCTCAACAAATGCGGTGAGATTGCCAAAGAAAACGGTATTCAGCTTTGTTACCACAACCATGCCTTTGAATTTGAAACACTTCAGGGCGAAGTGCCTTATGATATTTTACTTTCAGAAACAGATAAAGAACTGATAAAAATGGAACTGGACCTGTATTGGACCCGGAAGGCGGGTGTTGATCCCATACAATTGTTCAAAGAAAACGAGGGACGTTTCCCACTCTTTCATGTAAAGGACATGAATGAAGCCGGTGAGTTTACGGCAGTAGGTACCGGAGTGATTGATTTTGATCAAATATTTGCCAATAGAGACAAAGCAGGCCTGAAGCACTTTTTTGTTGAGCAGGACAGAATAGAAGGAGACCCTTTTGAAAATGTAAAAACCAGCTACAACAACCTGCAGGAGATCATTGCATAA